CTCCAGGTACCGGCGGGAAAGGCCAATCCTTCACCGCCCATCGGCCCCGCACTGGGTCAGCACGGGGTCAATATCATGGATTTTTGCAAGGCGTTTAACGCCAGAACGGCAAATGACGAAGGCATGATCACCCCGGTGGTGATCACCATATACCAGGACAAAACCTTTACGTTTATCACCAAAACCCCGCCGGCTGCTGTGTTGTTGAAAAAAGCCGCCGGCATTGCAAGGGGTTCGGGCAGTCCCAAGGCCGAAAAAGTCGGCAAGGTGACCCAGGCCCAGGTGGAAGAGATCGCCAAAACCAAGATGCCGGATTTAAATGCCCCGGACATGGAAAACGCCTGCCGCATTATCGAGGGCACGGCCAGGAGCATGGGGCTTGAAGTGGTCTAAAGGTCAATCAAGGAGCTTAAGGGAAAAACAATGCGTAAACGGAGCAAAAAATACAGGGAGATCAAGTCCAGGTTTGATCTCCAGGAGCGGATCGATTTTGCCGCTGCGGTGGCTGCTGCGGTTGAGTCTTCCTATGTCCGGTTTGATGAAACCGTCGATATTGCCACCAAGCTTGGAGTCGATCCCCGACATGCCGACCAGATGGTTCGCGGATCCGTGGTCCTGCCCCATGGCCTTGGAAAAGAAGTCAAGGTCCTGGTCTTTGCAAAGGGTGAAAAGGAAAAGGAAGCCCAGGAGGCAGGGGCTGACTATGTGGGCAATGACGACCTGATCGAAAAAATCAAGGGCGGCTGGTTTGGCTTTGACAAGGCCGTTGCGACGCCGGATGTAATGGGCTCTGTGGGAAAGATCGGAAAAATCCTCGGCCCGAGAGGGCTGATGCCCAATGCCAAGACCGGCACGGTCACCTTTGATGTGGCCCGGGCGGTCAATGAACTCAAGGCCGGCAAGGTGGACTTTCGGGTGGATAAAACCGGCATCGTTCATGCGCCCATGGGCAAGGTCTCCTTTGGCCCGGAAAAACTGCTCGAAAACGTCCGTGCGTTCATGGATACGGTGTTGCGCCTGAAGCCGGCGGCCAGCAAGGGAACGTATCTGCGCTCCATTGCCGTTTCCACAACCATGGGTCCCGGCTTCAAGGTGGACCCGGTGTTTGTGAAGGAATTGCTCAAGTAAGAATTGCCGGTAATGCCCGGGATCCGCGAGCCCGGCTGCAGGCCGCGCCGCGTTTGCCATATATATCGATATGAATTGCGATATTTAATCATTAATCTGTCAAAGACCGTAGGTTCATTCCGTCAGGCGTGTATAATCGGAAAAAGGCTTTTCCGGCCTACTGAGGCAGGCTTTCTGATGCTGTGGAGGCCCGTGGTTTTTACAGATTCAGAAAGGAGGTGGAGTCAGTGTTAACGCTTTCGCAAAAGCAGGAGCTCGTGTCAGCCCTTCACGAGAAATTCGAGCAGAAAAAAATCCTTGTGCTTGTGGATTATAAAGGGCTCAATGTCACAAAAATCAACGATCTGCGATCAAAGCTCAGGCAGGCCGGCATTGAGTTCAAAGTGGTGAAAAACACCCTTTTAATCCGCGCCGCAGAGCAAACCGATGTGGAATTGCTCCGGCAGCAGTTTGAAGGCCCCAGTGCCGTGGCCATGAGCTATGATGATCCGGTGGCGCCGGCCAAGGTGCTCTGCGAGTTTGCCAAGGATAATGACAAGCTGCAGATCAAGGCCGGGATCATGGACGGCAGTGTGCTTGACGCCGACGGTATCAAGCGGCTTTCCGAATTGCCGTCGCGCGAAGTGCTGCTGGCAACCGTGCTGGGCACCATGAATGCCGTTCCCACAGGACTGGTTCGGGCCCTTAACAATGTTCCCGAGCGTCTGGTTTATGCCCTCAAGGCCATAAATGACCAGAAAGAGGCCGCTTAGGCTCCTGAGCCGTTTTTTTCGGGACAAACAATGCAACAATGACTTTTAAAACTTACTCGAATGATCGTGTAAAAGAATACCAAGGAGATATCCAATGGCTGACATCACCAAACAGGATGTAATCGATTTTATTGCCAACATGACGGTTCTGGAGCTTTCCGAACTGATCAAGGAACTGGAAGACAAATTCGGCGTTTCCGCCGCAGCACCCGTGGCAGCGGCCGGCGCGCCGGCCGCAGGCGGTGAAGGCGCCGCAGTCGAAGAGGAAAAGACCGAGTTTGACGTGGTCCTGACCGCAGTGGGCGACAAAAAGATTCAGGTTATCAAGGAAGTGCGTGCCATCACCGGTCTGGGCCTCAAGGAAGCCAAGGCCATGGTTGAAGAAGCGCCCAAGCCGGTCAAGGAAGGCGTGGTCAAGGAAGAGGCCGACAAGATCAAAGAACAGCTCGAAGGTGTGGGTGCCTCTGTGGAAATCAAGTAGCCTGCCTTTGTTCAGGCGCCTTTATACGCAATTCGGCGCAAATGCATGCATAGAGCACAGACATGTGATCACGACAAAATTGCGAAAATCGGCACCGGGGCTTGCCCGGCTGCCGGTTTTCGCAAATTGATTTTAATACGATATATGCTGGAGACGAAATGACAGGAAATCCGCCGAAATACAAACGATTTCGGAAAAATTTCGGTCGCATTCAGTCCATTGTGGACATCCCGGATCTTATCGGGATTCAACGCGAATCCTACCAGCGATTTCTGCAGATGGGGGTTGCTCCCGAAGAGCGGAAAGACAGCGGTCTGCAGGCTGTGTTTACCTCGGTGTTTCCCATAAAGGATTTCACCGGAACGGCTTCTCTGGAATTTGTTTCATACCATTTCGGGGAGGTCAAACACTCGGTCAATGAATGCATCAACCGGGGCATGACCCATGAAATTTCTGTTCGGATCCGGGTGCGCCTGGTGGTCTATGATGTAGACAAGACCACGGGTGTTTCCAACATCCGGGATATCAAGGAGCAGGAGATTTATTTCGGCACCATCCCCCTGATGACCGAACGCGGTACTTTTATCATCAACGGCACGGAACGCGCGGTGGTCAGCCAGTTGCACCGTTCCTCGGGCGTGTTTTTTGACCATGACAAGGGCAAGACCCATTCCAGCGGGCGGATCATTTACAGCGCCCGGATTATTCCGGTTCGGGGTTCCTGGATTGACATGGAAATTGATCCCAAGGATATCGTTTACGTGCGCATCGACCGGCGGCGCAAGTTTCCGGTCACCCTGCTGTTTAAGGCCCTGGGCTACACGAATGACGATATCCTGTCTTATTTTTACCATACCGAAAAAGTGTTTATTAAGAATGAAAAATTTGTCCGAAAGCTGAATCCGGAATTTCTCAAGGGTGAACGTCCGGGCGAGGACATTGTACACCCGGAAACCGGAGAAGTTCTGGTCAGAAAAGGGCGGATGATCACCAAGCGCGCCATCCGGCAGCTTCAGGCCGCGGGCATGGAACATGTGCCCATGACCGCAGATGAGCTCCAGCAGCGCGTGATCGCCTCGGACGTGCTTCATCCGGAAACCGGTGAGGTCATTGCCCGCTCCAATGATCCCGTGGAGCCCGATCTGCTCGAACAGATGGCTGGCGCCGGGGTGGAGTGGTTTGAACTTCTGGTCATGGAAGGCCCATTTACCGGTCAGTCCATTCGAAAGACCCTGCTGCTGGACAAGGCCAAGACCAAGGAAGAGGCATTAATTGACATTTACCGGCGGCTGCGGCCGGGAAACCCGGTGACCGCGGAGGTGGCCCAGGATTTTGTGGATCATCTGTTTTTCAAGACCGCCTATTATGACCTGTCCAGCGTGGGCCGGCTGAAGCTCAATCATCGTTTAAATATCGACACTCCGCTGGGCATGCGGACACTGCGCAGGGAGGATATCCTTCAGACCGCCAGGATACTGGTGGAGCTGCGCGATACCCAGGGCACTGTGGATGATATCGATCACCTGGGCAACCGGCGGGTGCGGGCAGTGGGCGAGCTGCTGGAAAACCAGTACCGCATCGGACTGGTGCGCATGGAGCGGGCCATCAAGGAGCGCATGAGCATGCAGGAAGTCGATGCGCTGATGCCCAATGATCTGGTCAATCCCAAGCCGGTGTCGGCTGTGGTCAAGGAGTTTTTCGGCACCAGTCAGCTTTCGCAGTTTCTGGATCAGACCAACCCGCTTTCGGAAACAACCCACAAGCGGCGCTTAAGCGCCCTGGGCCCGGGCGGGTTAACGCGGGACCGGGCCGGCTTTGAGGTGCGCGACGTGCATCCGTCCCATTACGGCCGGATCTGTCCCATTGAAACTCCGGAAGGTCCCAATATCGGACTCATTGTTTCGCTTTGTACATATGCCCGGGTCAATGAATACGGATTTATTGAAACCCCGTACCGGGTGGTGGAGGAAGCCACGGTTTCCAATCAGATCCGGCTGCTCTCGGCTTTTGAGGAAAAGGACCATCCCATTGCCCAGGCCAACGCACCGGTGGATGACAGGAACCGGTATGTGAACCCGGTGGTGATTTCACGGGTGGACGGCGAGTTCATGATGGTTGAAAAAGACCGCATCGAACTCATGGACGTCTCTCCCAACCAGCTGGTGAGCATCAGTGCCTCGCTGATCCCGTTTCTGGAAAACGATGATGCCAACCGGGCGCTGATGGGATCGAACATGATGCGCCAGGCCGTTCCCCTTCTCAATACCGAGGCGCCTTTGGTGGGCACGGGCGTGGAAGGCATTGTGGCCCGGGATTCCGGAGTTACGGTTGTGGCCAGGCGCGACGGGACGGTGGTGGATGTGGATGCCTCCAGAATTGTCCTGCAGCATGATCCTTCAGATGATCCGTCCCAGAAGGATGTCACCATATACAACCTGGGCAAGTTCGTGCGTTCCAACCAGAATACCTGTTTTAACAACAGGCCCATTGTCAAGAAGGGCGAAAGGGTTCACGCCGGTGAAATTATTGCCGACGGTCCGGCCACGGACAACGGGGAACTGGCCTTGGGCAAAAACGTGACAGTGGCGTTTATGCCCTGGGGGGGGTACAATTTTGAAGACTCCATTCTGGTCAGCGAACGCCTGGTCAAAGACGGGGTGTTTACCTCTGTGCACATCGAGGAATTCGAGGTGCTGGCCAGAGACACCAAACTGGGCCGTGAGGAAATTACCCGCGATATTCCCAATGTTGGGGAAGAAGCCCTCAAGGACCTGGATGAAAGCGGTATTATCCGGCTCGGTGCCGAGGTGGGCCCGGCCGATATCCTGGTGGGCAAGGTCACGCCCAAGGGCGAAACCCAGCTTTCTCCTGAGGAAAAATTGCTCCGGGCCATATTCGGGGAAAAGGCCGGGGATGTGAAGGATACCTCGCTGCGGGTGCCGCCCGGTATTTCCGGGATTGTCACGGATGTCAAGGTGTTTTCCCGCCGCGGCGTGGAAAAAGACGAGCGGTCGCGGGCAATCGAGGACGAGGAAATTGCCGCCCTGGAAAAGGACCGCGACGATGAGCTAAAGATCATCGAGGAGACGGCCAGAAACGAGATCATTGCCGTTCTGGTCGGCAAACAGTGCTCGGAAAGCCTCATCGACGGACAGAAGGTGCTGATTGCCCAAGATGTCCGGATGGAAAAAAAGATGCTGGCCGATATTCCCCTGGCCAAGTTCGGGCAGATTTCTCTAAAGGACAAAAAGACCGAGGAAAAAGTGGCAGAAATCCTGTCGCGATATCGTGAGCAGGCCGAAATGGCCAAATCCGCCTTTGAGCACCAGGTCGGTTCCATTGAAAAAGGCGATGAACTGCCCCCCGGCGTCATCAAGATGATCAAGATCTACGTGGCCATGAAGCGAACCCTGGCCGTGGGCGACAAAATGGCTGGCCGGCACGGCAACAAGGGCGTTGTTTCGCGCATTTTGCCGGAAGAAGACCTGCCCTATTTTGCTGACGGCCGCACCGTGGACATGGTTTTAAATCCTCTGGGCGTGCCGTCTCGGATGAATGTGGGCCAGATCCTTGAAATTCATCTCGGAAGGGCGGCAAAGGGCCTTGGAGACCAGGTCAATGCGCTGCTGGCCGAGGGCAAAACCGAGGAGCTGCGCAAAAAATTCAAAAGAATCTTTTCCGGCAAGACGCAAGCCGACCAGATAAAGGATATATCCGATTCCGATGTTCAGCGCCTGGCTGAAAATACCTCTGAAGGGGTCTTTATGGCTACCCCCGTGTTTGACGGCGCCAGGGAAGAGGAGATCAAGGACCTGCTCTCTGAGGCCGGGGTCAGCCCGTCGGGTCAGGCCACCCTTTATGACGGCCGCACAGGCCTGCCCTTTGATGAAAAGGTCACTGTCGGCGCCATGTATATGCTCAAACTGCACCATTTGGTTGCAGACAAGCTCCATGCGCGATCCATCGGCCCTTATTCCCTGGTAACCCAGCAGCCCCTCGGGGGAAAGGCACAGTTCGGCGGCCAGCGGCTTGGGGAAATGGAGGTATGGGCCATAGAGGCCTATGGCGCTGCCCATTGCCTGCAGGAGTTTCTGACGGTGAAGTCCGATGACATGGCCGGCAGAACCCGCATGTACGAAAAAATCGTCAAGGGCCAGAATGTTTTTGAGCCCGGGTTGCCCGAATCTTTCCGGGTTCTGACCAAGGAATTGCAGAGTCTGGGCCTGGACATAACGCTGGTGGAAGACGACAGCGAATAATTTTATTTTTCATGCAAGGAGATCGCATTGGAAACGATCTACGATTTTTTCATCAAGCCGAAAAATCCCAACCGGTACAAAGGCGTCCGGGTGGCCCTGGCCTCCTCGGAACAGATCCGGAGCTGGTCGCACGGCGAGATCAAGAAGCCCGAGACCATCAACTACCGGACCTTTAAACCGGAACGGGATGGTTTGTTCTGCGCAAAGATTTTCGGCCCCATCAAGGACTATGAGTGCAACTGCGGCAAGTACAAGCGCATGAAGCACCGGGGTGTCATCTGCGAGAAATGCGGCGTGGAGGTAATCCAGTCAAAGGTTCGGCGTGAGCGCATGGCCCACATTGATCTGGCTTCGCCCGTAACCCATATCTGGTTTTTGCGCAGTCTGCCGAGCAAAATCGGCAACCTGCTGGACCTGACCTTAAAGAACCTGGAAAAGGTTCTGTATTTTGACAATTTTATCGTGATCGATCCCAAGGACACGGGCCTTTCCAAGCTGCAGCTGCTCTCTGAGGAAAAATACCGGGAGGCGCGGCAGCTTTACGGCAACAAGTTCGAGGCGGGCATCGGGGCGGAGGCAATCAAGATTCTCCTGGAGCGCATCGATATCGAGGCCTTGTACAAGGAACTGCGTACCGAGATCATGGAGACCGGCTCTGATGCCAAGCGCAAGAAACTGGCCAAGCGGCTCAAGGTGGTGGATGCGTTTCGCAAGTCCGGCCTGGACCCCATCTGGATGATTTTAGACGTCATTCCTGTGCTGCCCCCGGATCTGCGGCCGCTGGTTCCGCTGGAAGGCGGGCGATTTGCATCCTCGGATTTAAATGACCTCTACCGCCGGGTGATCAACCGCAACAACCGGCTGAGTCGTTTAATGGAACTCCGGGCGCCGGATATCATCGTACGCAATGAAAAGCGCATGCTCCAGGAATCCGTTGACGTGCTCATAGACAACGGCCGCCAGGGCCGGGTGGTCACCGGCACCAACAAGCGCCCATTAAAATCCCTGAGCGAGACCTTAAAGGGTAAGCAGGGCCGGTTCCGCCAGAACCTGCTGGGCAAGCGCGTGGACTACTCCGGCCGGTCCGTGATTACCATCGGCCCGGATCTGCGGCTGCACCAGTGCGGGATTCCCAAGGAAATGGCCCTGGAGCTGTTCAAGCCCTTTATCTATCATCGCCTGGAGCAAAAAGGCATCGTCACCACTGTTAAAAGCGCCAAGAAATGGGTGGAAAAGCGGACTCCCGAGGTCTGGGATACCCTGGACGAGGTGGTCAAGGAATACCCGGTGATGCTCAACCGCGCCCCGACGCTTCACCGCCTGGGCGTCCAGGCTTTTGAGCCGGTGCTCATCGAGGGAAAGGCCATCCAGCTCCATCCCCTGGTCTGCACCGCGTTTAACGCCGACTTTGACGGCGACCAGATGGCCGTCCACATTCCGCTGTCCATGGAAGCCCAGATCGAGGCCCGGGTGCTGATGCTGGCATCCAACAATATTTTGTCGCCTGCAAACGGCAGCCCCATCATCGTGCCCACCCAGGATATCGTCCTTGGCATTTATTACATGACCCTGGGCCTGAGCGGTGCCCGCGGCAGCGGAATGAAGTTTGCCGACACCCAGGAGGTGCGCGTGGCCTATGACGCCGGCGTGGTGGATCTCCATGCCAAGGTCACCGTGCGTATCAAGGGCCAGCGCGTGGAAACCACGGTGGGGCGCGTGCTGCTGTGGGAAATTATTCCCAAGGGAGACAGCTACATCCTTCGCCACATCATGGTCACAGACAGGGACAAGGCCGATGACGTCGTGGAGGCGGTGGAGGAGGGCACCCCGTTTCGTGATCTTGTCAAGCCTTATTCCGAGGCGTTTGATAAGACGTATGAAGGAAATATCGGTCTTTTGGACGCCCCAGAGTTTCAGGAAATCTTCCAGCTTCCGGATTTTGAGGTGGAGTCGGTGTTTTCCCTGGATGAAGGCGATGTCAGCGGGATTATTCACGTGGGCGATCAATACCATGTATTCCAGGTTATTGAAAAACGCTCTGAGATTCCTTTTGACACCATCAACAAGGTGTTAAACAAAAAGGCCCTGCAGGATCTGGTCGATTATACCTACCGGCACAAGGGGCCCAAGGCCACGGTGATTCTGGCCGACCGGCTCAAGAACATCGGTTACAGCTATTCCACTGCCGGCGGGCTGTCGATTTCCATTGACGCCATGATTATTCCGGAAAGCAAGTGGGACATTCACGCGGCTGCGGAAAAAGAGGTGGCCGAGATCAACCACCAGTACACCGAGGGTCTGATTACCCAGGGGGAGAAATACAACAAGGTTGTTGACATCTGGGCCCGTGCCACCGACGAGATTGCCAACAAGATGATGGAGGCAATGGAAAAGCCTTATATCATGACCGATCTGCAGAAGGATGCAGCTCAGGTCGATGATAAGCGGCTTGCCGACATGAGCGACAAAACCGGTGGAGAAACGGTCAACCCGATTTTTATGATGGCTGATTCCGGCGCCCGCGGCAGCAAGGACCAGATGCGGCAGCTGGCTGGTATGCGGGGCCTGATGGCAAAACCATCCGGCGAGATCATTGAAACGCCCATTACCGCCAATTTCCGGGAAGGGCTTTCTGTGCTCCAGTATTTTATTTCCACCCACGGTGCCCGTAAAGGGCTTGCCGATACGGCGCTGAAAACCGCCAACTCCGGATACCTGACCCGCCGCCTGGCAGATGTTGCCCAGGACTGCACCGTTATGGAGCATGACTGCGGCACAGTAATGGGCATTGAGGTCGAAGCCCTTCTCGAAGGCGGAGAAGTGATCCAGCCCCTTGAAGAGCGGGTTCTGGGCAGAATTGCCCTGGAAGACGTGCAGGATCCGTTCACCGACGAGGTGCTGATCCGCCGGGGCGATGAAATCGATGAATCCGGAGTTGCCCGCATCAGCCAGGCCGGGGTCACCAGTGTGAAAATCCGCTCGGTGCTCACCTGCCGTTCCCGGTTCGGGGTGTGTGCCATGTGTTACGGCCGGGATCTTGCTCATGGCGGATTTGTGGAAATCGGTCAGACGGTTGGCATAATTGCCGCCCAGTCCATTGGCGAACCCGGCACCCAGCTGACCATGAGAACCTTCCACATCGGCGGCACTGCCAGCCGGCGGGTGGAGGAAGCTGAAATCCGCGCCCGCGTGCAGGGGATTGTCAAGTACAACAAGCTTAATGTGGCTGTGAATGCGGAAAACCGCAAAATTGTCATGAACCGCAGAGGGGGAGAGTTTTCCGTTGTTTCGGATTCCGGCAGGGAACTGGAACGGTGCCCGGTGATCTACGGCGCAGACATCCTGGTCGAAGACGGCCAGCGGGTGGAGGCCGGCCAGTTGCTGGCTTCCTGGGATCCGTTCACCACTCCGATCATCACCGCAGTGGAAGGAAAGGTCAAGTTCGGGGACCTGGTGATCGGCCGGACGCTGCAGGAACGGGTTGACCCGGTGACCGGCAAGTCGAGTCTTACCGTGGTGGAATCCAAGGGAATGGACGCCAGGCCCAGAATTTCCATAAAGGACAAGGAAGGCAAAACAGCCAATATCCCTGGCTCCGGACCGGCCCGGTACGTGCTGCCGGTCAACACCATTCTGATGGTGGAGGAGCACGACCATGTGCGGGCGGGTGACATTATCGGAAAGATTCCCAGGGAAACCACCAAGACCAAGGACATTACCGGTGGTCTGCCGCGGGTCGCCGAGCTTTTCGAGGTGCGCAAACCCAAGGAAGCCGCGGTTCTATCCGAGATTGACGGCTTTGTGGCCATTGCCAAGGCCACAAAGAAGGGAAAGCAGCGCCTGACCGTGACACCGGTTGATGCCGGCGAGAAAAAGGAATACCTGATTCCCCGGGGGCGCCACATCAGCGTATATGACGGCGACTATGTCAAGGCCGGAGAACCGCTGACCGCAGGCAGCCCCAACCCGCAGGATATCCTGAGTATCAAAGGCGAAGTCGAGCTGGCCCGTTATTTGTTAAACGGGGTTCAGGAAGTCTACAGGCTCCAGGGGGTTCGCATCAACGACAAGCATATCGAGGTGATCGTGCGGCAGATGATGCGCCGGGTCAAAATTCAGACCGTTGGCGACACCGCTTTTATTCCCGAGGAACAGGTGGACAGAATCGAGTTTGAGGAAACCAACCAGGCGGTTGTGGAGCAGGGCGGGACCCCGGCGGTGGGCGAGCCGCTCATTCTGGGAATTACAAAAGCCTCTCTGTCCACAGACAGCTTTATCTCTGCGGCCTCCTTTCAGGAGACCACCAAGGTGCTGACAGATGCCAGCATCGCAGGTGCCTATGACGGTCTGCGCGGGTTGAAGGAAAATGTAATCATGGGCCGGCTGATCCCCGCAGGAACGGGCCGGAATGAATACGGGCGGCCGGATATCGCTGCTGAATACTAAGCAGCGACGTCAGGCCCTGTCCGGTTATATGCGGGGCGGTTGAAATGGTGCCGGCAGGTAAAAGAAAAAAGCTTGACACCACCATGATTTAAGGGTATTGTTTGTTATTTTAGCTTAGCACTATAAACATTGTGAATATATGAATGATTTGTAATGGATAGGGGATAGCATGCCGACGATTAATCAGCTGGTTCGCAAGGGCCGCAAGCAGATTCAGAAGAAAAAGGGTGCGCCTGCGCTTAAAGCTTCGCCGCAAAAGCGCGGTGTGTGTGTCAGAGTTTATACGGCCACGCCCAAAAAGCCCAATTCCGCCCTGCGAAAGGTGGCAAGGGTTCGTCTGACAACAGGGGTGGAGGTTTCCGCGTATATCCCCGGCATCGGACATAATCTCCAGGAACACTCGGTGGTACTCGTGCGCGGGGGCCGGGTCAAGGACCTTCCCGGTGTCCGGTATCACATTGTTCGCGGTACCCTGGATACGCTTGGAGTGACTGACCGGAAGCAGGGTCGGTCCAAGTACGGAGCCAAACGCCCCAAGTAAAGCGATATCCGGGGTGCAACTTGTATCTGAAAAAAAATGGTGTAGGCAATGCCGAGAAGAAGAGAAATCCCTGAAAGAAAAATTATTCCGGATTACAAGTATAAAAGTCCGCTCGTATCCCGGTTTGTCAATTCCGTAATGAAAGACGGGAAAAAGAGCACGGCCCAGTCGTTGATCTATGAAGCTTTTGATATCATTGAGAAGCGGATGAATGAGCCGGCCTTAAAGATTTTCGAGCAGGCACTGGGCAATGTAAAACCCCAGCTGGAAGTCAAGTCCCGGCGGGTTGGGGGATCCACATACCAAGTGCCCACAGAGGTCCGGCCAATGCGACAGACCGCCCTGGCCATTCGGTGGATTCTCACCTATGCGGAAAAGCGGCCGGAAAAGGGCATGGCCAGGAAACTGGCCGGTGAGTTCATGGATGCCGCCCAGCAGCGGGGCGCTTCGGTTAAGAAGCGCGAGGATACACACCGCATGGCCGAGGCCAACAAGGCCTTTGCCCATTACCGGTGGTAGCCGAAGGTATTTTGGTTTTGATATCCCTTGCCCATCCAGTTTTTCCTTTTTGGATGGGCAAAGTATCTGATTGCAGATGATTCAGATTTATTTCAATGGCAAACCCGTTTGAGCAAGAGGGTGGAAAATGGCAAAGCAGAAGTTTGAGCGGACCAAGCCGCATGTAAACGTGGGAACGATCGGTCATATTGACCATGGCAAGACGACATTGACCGCGGCGATCACCAAGCATTGTGGATTGCGGGGCTGGGCGGAGTTTATTCCGTTTGACAAGATTGACAAGGCGCCCGAGGAAAAGGCCCGTGGGATCACGATTTCCACGGCTCACGTGGAGTATCAGACCAACAACCGGCATTACG
Above is a window of Desulfosalsimonas propionicica DNA encoding:
- the rpoC gene encoding DNA-directed RNA polymerase subunit beta' — protein: METIYDFFIKPKNPNRYKGVRVALASSEQIRSWSHGEIKKPETINYRTFKPERDGLFCAKIFGPIKDYECNCGKYKRMKHRGVICEKCGVEVIQSKVRRERMAHIDLASPVTHIWFLRSLPSKIGNLLDLTLKNLEKVLYFDNFIVIDPKDTGLSKLQLLSEEKYREARQLYGNKFEAGIGAEAIKILLERIDIEALYKELRTEIMETGSDAKRKKLAKRLKVVDAFRKSGLDPIWMILDVIPVLPPDLRPLVPLEGGRFASSDLNDLYRRVINRNNRLSRLMELRAPDIIVRNEKRMLQESVDVLIDNGRQGRVVTGTNKRPLKSLSETLKGKQGRFRQNLLGKRVDYSGRSVITIGPDLRLHQCGIPKEMALELFKPFIYHRLEQKGIVTTVKSAKKWVEKRTPEVWDTLDEVVKEYPVMLNRAPTLHRLGVQAFEPVLIEGKAIQLHPLVCTAFNADFDGDQMAVHIPLSMEAQIEARVLMLASNNILSPANGSPIIVPTQDIVLGIYYMTLGLSGARGSGMKFADTQEVRVAYDAGVVDLHAKVTVRIKGQRVETTVGRVLLWEIIPKGDSYILRHIMVTDRDKADDVVEAVEEGTPFRDLVKPYSEAFDKTYEGNIGLLDAPEFQEIFQLPDFEVESVFSLDEGDVSGIIHVGDQYHVFQVIEKRSEIPFDTINKVLNKKALQDLVDYTYRHKGPKATVILADRLKNIGYSYSTAGGLSISIDAMIIPESKWDIHAAAEKEVAEINHQYTEGLITQGEKYNKVVDIWARATDEIANKMMEAMEKPYIMTDLQKDAAQVDDKRLADMSDKTGGETVNPIFMMADSGARGSKDQMRQLAGMRGLMAKPSGEIIETPITANFREGLSVLQYFISTHGARKGLADTALKTANSGYLTRRLADVAQDCTVMEHDCGTVMGIEVEALLEGGEVIQPLEERVLGRIALEDVQDPFTDEVLIRRGDEIDESGVARISQAGVTSVKIRSVLTCRSRFGVCAMCYGRDLAHGGFVEIGQTVGIIAAQSIGEPGTQLTMRTFHIGGTASRRVEEAEIRARVQGIVKYNKLNVAVNAENRKIVMNRRGGEFSVVSDSGRELERCPVIYGADILVEDGQRVEAGQLLASWDPFTTPIITAVEGKVKFGDLVIGRTLQERVDPVTGKSSLTVVESKGMDARPRISIKDKEGKTANIPGSGPARYVLPVNTILMVEEHDHVRAGDIIGKIPRETTKTKDITGGLPRVAELFEVRKPKEAAVLSEIDGFVAIAKATKKGKQRLTVTPVDAGEKKEYLIPRGRHISVYDGDYVKAGEPLTAGSPNPQDILSIKGEVELARYLLNGVQEVYRLQGVRINDKHIEVIVRQMMRRVKIQTVGDTAFIPEEQVDRIEFEETNQAVVEQGGTPAVGEPLILGITKASLSTDSFISAASFQETTKVLTDASIAGAYDGLRGLKENVIMGRLIPAGTGRNEYGRPDIAAEY
- the rpsL gene encoding 30S ribosomal protein S12 translates to MPTINQLVRKGRKQIQKKKGAPALKASPQKRGVCVRVYTATPKKPNSALRKVARVRLTTGVEVSAYIPGIGHNLQEHSVVLVRGGRVKDLPGVRYHIVRGTLDTLGVTDRKQGRSKYGAKRPK
- the rpsG gene encoding 30S ribosomal protein S7, whose translation is MPRRREIPERKIIPDYKYKSPLVSRFVNSVMKDGKKSTAQSLIYEAFDIIEKRMNEPALKIFEQALGNVKPQLEVKSRRVGGSTYQVPTEVRPMRQTALAIRWILTYAEKRPEKGMARKLAGEFMDAAQQRGASVKKREDTHRMAEANKAFAHYRW